From a region of the Latilactobacillus sakei genome:
- a CDS encoding undecaprenyl-diphosphatase — MLTLNVIKAIILGIVEGFTEWLPISSTGHLVLVGSVLKMGESKAFMDMFNYVIQFGAILAVVVLYFHKLNPFSPQKNQLEQKQTWTLWFKVILAVIPSVIIGFPLNDWMDEHLMQNWVVASMLILYGILFIVIENRNKQRTPKFADLNTLPWLTAFWIGCFQALSIIPGTSRSGATILGAILIGTSRYVGAEFSFFMAIPTMIGVSILKIGKFFYQGNTFTGDQSIILLVGMVVSFIISIISIKFLMGYIKKNDFKVFGWYRIILGVLVLGAMFL; from the coding sequence GTGTTAACTTTAAATGTGATTAAGGCAATTATTTTAGGGATTGTCGAAGGCTTTACGGAATGGTTACCGATTAGTTCAACGGGCCATTTAGTCTTAGTCGGTAGTGTTTTAAAAATGGGCGAATCAAAAGCCTTTATGGATATGTTTAATTACGTCATTCAATTCGGTGCAATTTTAGCCGTTGTCGTCTTATACTTCCATAAATTAAACCCATTTTCACCGCAAAAGAACCAGTTAGAACAAAAGCAAACGTGGACTTTATGGTTTAAGGTTATTTTGGCGGTTATTCCGTCAGTGATTATTGGCTTCCCATTGAATGATTGGATGGATGAACATCTAATGCAAAACTGGGTTGTCGCAAGTATGTTAATTTTATATGGTATTTTATTTATCGTGATTGAAAATCGCAATAAACAACGAACACCAAAATTTGCAGATTTAAATACGTTACCTTGGTTGACTGCCTTTTGGATTGGCTGTTTCCAAGCCTTATCAATTATTCCAGGGACATCCCGTTCAGGGGCAACGATTTTAGGGGCGATTTTAATTGGCACCTCACGGTATGTTGGTGCTGAATTCTCATTCTTCATGGCAATTCCAACCATGATTGGGGTCAGCATTTTGAAGATTGGTAAGTTCTTCTACCAAGGTAATACCTTTACTGGTGACCAATCAATTATTTTGTTGGTCGGGATGGTGGTATCATTCATCATTTCAATTATCTCAATTAAGTTCTTGATGGGTTACATCAAGAAAAACGACTTCAAGGTCTTCGGTTGGTATCGAATTATCCTAGGGGTATTGGTATTAGGCGCAATGTTCTTATAA
- a CDS encoding amino acid permease (involved in the transport across the cytoplasmic membrane of D-alanine, D-serine and glycine): MKRNLNARQMQMIALGGTIGVGLFMGANTTIKWTGPSVLIAYGIAGLLLYLIMRALGEMLYVDPDTGSFAKFATEYMHPIFGYLTAWSNVFQFVVVGMSEMIAIGGYLEFWWPNLPGWVPGLVAITFLCAANLISVSMFGELEFWFALIKVVTIILMIVAGLGLIIFGIGNHMHPVGISNLWTHGFFTGGFKGFVFALAIVLASYQGIELIGITAGEAENPQETLVKAIQSTVARILIFYIGAIFVILSIYPWNELSQVGSPFVQTFAKIGITAAASIINFVVITAALSGANSGIYSASRMTFTLANNGQLPKRFLKLNRHGVPFYAVGAISLGILIGVILNAILPLVYPKAGNIFVLVYSSSVLPGMVPWFVILISQIAFRKQHAEKMATHPFKMPWSPYSNYITLAMLCLTLVFMFINPETRISLIVGLIFLVLMIIIYFVKFGRQKA; the protein is encoded by the coding sequence ATGAAACGAAATTTAAATGCCCGCCAGATGCAGATGATTGCATTAGGTGGGACAATCGGGGTCGGCTTGTTTATGGGGGCCAATACGACGATTAAATGGACAGGACCTTCTGTCTTAATCGCCTATGGCATTGCCGGGTTATTATTGTATTTAATCATGCGTGCTCTTGGGGAAATGTTGTATGTTGATCCAGATACAGGTTCGTTTGCGAAATTTGCAACGGAATATATGCATCCCATTTTTGGTTATTTGACAGCTTGGAGTAACGTTTTCCAATTTGTCGTTGTCGGGATGAGTGAGATGATTGCGATTGGCGGTTATCTGGAATTCTGGTGGCCGAACTTACCGGGGTGGGTCCCAGGGTTAGTCGCGATTACGTTCTTATGTGCTGCGAACCTCATATCGGTCAGCATGTTTGGTGAATTAGAATTCTGGTTTGCCCTAATTAAAGTGGTGACGATTATTTTGATGATTGTCGCTGGCCTTGGATTAATTATCTTTGGGATTGGGAATCACATGCATCCAGTTGGGATTAGTAATTTATGGACTCACGGCTTCTTCACCGGTGGATTCAAAGGCTTTGTCTTTGCCCTTGCGATTGTCCTGGCTTCTTATCAAGGGATTGAATTGATTGGGATTACGGCCGGAGAAGCTGAAAATCCCCAAGAAACATTGGTTAAGGCGATTCAATCAACCGTTGCTCGGATTCTCATTTTCTACATCGGGGCTATTTTCGTCATTTTAAGTATTTATCCTTGGAATGAACTCAGCCAAGTGGGGTCACCATTTGTCCAAACCTTCGCTAAAATTGGCATCACCGCCGCAGCGTCAATTATCAATTTTGTGGTAATTACAGCGGCTTTATCAGGCGCAAACTCGGGGATTTATAGTGCGAGCCGGATGACGTTTACGTTAGCTAATAATGGGCAATTACCAAAACGTTTCTTAAAATTAAATCGCCACGGCGTGCCATTTTACGCAGTTGGGGCGATTTCATTAGGGATTTTAATCGGTGTGATTTTAAATGCCATTTTACCATTAGTTTATCCTAAAGCTGGCAATATCTTCGTCCTTGTTTATAGTTCAAGTGTCTTGCCAGGGATGGTGCCTTGGTTTGTCATCTTAATTAGTCAAATTGCCTTTAGAAAACAACACGCCGAAAAGATGGCGACTCATCCGTTTAAAATGCCATGGTCACCATATTCCAACTACATCACGTTGGCAATGTTGTGCTTAACATTAGTTTTCATGTTCATTAACCCAGAAACACGAATTTCATTAATTGTCGGGCTAATCTTTTTAGTTTTAATGATCATTATTTATTTCGTAAAGTTTGGGCGTCAAAAAGCATAG
- a CDS encoding copper homeostasis protein CutC produces the protein MLIKEVCVENFTEIPAAIRNGAKRIELNDNLAVGGTTVSRGVMAESVRYAHEHDVPVMVMIRPRGGNFVYNDQELKIMEADIFSAQELGADGIVVGCLTPDNKIDEEAMEMLIGAANGMQVVFHMAFDELAVADQAEAIDWLVEHDIKRILTHGGPLTAPLNEERLQELVRLADGRLGILPGGGITAKNVVGITERLNVTEAHGTKIVG, from the coding sequence ATGTTAATCAAAGAAGTTTGTGTCGAAAATTTCACTGAAATTCCGGCTGCCATTCGTAATGGTGCTAAGCGAATTGAATTAAACGATAACTTAGCGGTTGGTGGCACTACTGTTAGTCGGGGCGTTATGGCTGAATCAGTACGTTATGCACATGAACATGATGTGCCAGTGATGGTCATGATTCGCCCTCGCGGTGGTAACTTTGTCTATAATGATCAAGAATTAAAAATTATGGAAGCCGATATTTTTTCAGCACAAGAATTAGGCGCTGACGGGATTGTAGTGGGGTGTTTAACACCTGACAATAAGATTGATGAAGAAGCAATGGAAATGCTAATTGGTGCTGCTAACGGGATGCAAGTTGTTTTCCACATGGCTTTTGATGAATTGGCAGTAGCTGATCAAGCAGAGGCAATCGACTGGTTAGTTGAACATGATATTAAACGGATTTTAACACATGGTGGCCCATTAACGGCACCGTTAAATGAAGAACGGCTTCAAGAACTTGTGCGCTTAGCTGATGGTCGCTTAGGCATTTTACCCGGCGGTGGCATTACAGCCAAAAACGTTGTAGGTATTACTGAACGCTTAAACGTGACAGAAGCACATGGCACTAAAATTGTTGGTTAA
- a CDS encoding leucine--tRNA ligase, with protein sequence MTYDHRAVEQKWQAYWQSHKSFKTTEDKDKKNFYALDMFPYPSGQGLHVGHPEGYTATDILARMKRMQGFNVLHPMGWDAFGLPAEQYALDTGNNPADFTQTNINTFKRQINSLGFSYDWDREVNTTDPDFYKWTQWIFEKMYEKGLAYEAEVAVNWSPDLGTVVANEEVIDGKTERGGYPVYRKPMRQWMLKITAYADRLIDDLDLVDWPESVKDMQRNWIGRSKGAEVSFAVENHDAQIDVFTTRADTMFGVSYIVMAPEHKLVADITTPEQKAAVDAYLKEIEHKSDLERTDLAKDKTGAFTGAYAINPVNGERLPIWISDYVLASYGTGAVMAVPAHDPRDWEFAKKFGLPLKPVVAGGNPEEAVHTEPGVMINSDFLDGLDKQAAIDKMIPWLVEHKVGHEQISYKLRDWLFSRQRYWGEPIPIIHWEDGTTSVVPEDQLPLELPLTSDIKPSGTGESPLANLTDWLNVTDENGRKGRRETNTMPQWAGSSWYYLRYIDPKNPDKLADFDKLKDWLPVDMYIGGAEHAVLHLLYVRFWHKFLYDIGVVPTKEPFQHLYNQGMILGDNHEKMSKSKGNVVNPDDVVDRFGADTLRLYEMFMGPLDASISWSEKGLAGARKFLDRVWRLYTEEDTDENDQLSSKIVADNNDQLKKSYNETVKKVTEDFESMHFNVAISQLMVFINDAYKADTLPREYAEGFVKLLAPIAPHMMEELWAMLGHNDSISYADWPTFDPAALVANEVEVIFQVNGKLKAKVTVAKDTPKEELEAMAKANEKVAEFIADKTVRKVIAIPNKLVNIVAN encoded by the coding sequence ATGACTTACGATCATCGCGCAGTTGAACAAAAGTGGCAAGCCTACTGGCAATCACATAAATCTTTTAAAACAACAGAAGATAAAGATAAGAAAAATTTCTACGCATTAGATATGTTCCCATACCCATCAGGACAAGGGTTGCACGTTGGCCATCCTGAAGGCTATACGGCAACTGATATCTTGGCCCGGATGAAACGGATGCAAGGCTTCAACGTGTTGCACCCAATGGGTTGGGATGCATTCGGCTTACCTGCTGAACAATATGCGTTAGATACGGGGAATAACCCTGCTGATTTCACGCAAACCAATATCAACACTTTCAAACGTCAAATCAATTCATTAGGCTTCTCATATGATTGGGATCGCGAAGTGAATACAACGGATCCCGATTTCTACAAATGGACCCAATGGATTTTTGAAAAAATGTACGAAAAAGGCTTGGCTTATGAAGCCGAAGTTGCGGTTAACTGGAGCCCTGATTTAGGGACAGTTGTGGCTAACGAAGAAGTCATCGACGGCAAAACAGAACGGGGCGGCTACCCTGTTTACCGGAAACCAATGCGTCAATGGATGTTGAAGATTACAGCTTATGCGGATCGTTTAATCGACGACTTAGATCTAGTTGATTGGCCTGAAAGTGTCAAGGATATGCAACGTAACTGGATTGGCCGTTCAAAAGGCGCTGAAGTTTCATTTGCTGTTGAAAACCACGACGCTCAGATTGATGTCTTCACCACGCGTGCCGATACAATGTTTGGTGTCAGCTACATCGTAATGGCCCCAGAACACAAATTAGTGGCTGATATCACTACGCCGGAACAAAAAGCAGCTGTTGATGCTTATTTAAAAGAAATCGAACACAAGAGTGACCTTGAACGGACTGATTTGGCGAAGGACAAAACAGGGGCCTTTACGGGTGCTTATGCCATCAATCCAGTGAACGGCGAACGTTTACCAATCTGGATTTCAGATTACGTTTTAGCGTCATACGGGACTGGTGCCGTGATGGCTGTTCCGGCACATGACCCTCGCGATTGGGAATTTGCCAAGAAATTCGGTTTACCATTGAAACCAGTTGTAGCTGGTGGTAACCCTGAAGAAGCTGTTCACACAGAACCTGGTGTGATGATTAATTCAGATTTCTTAGATGGCTTAGACAAACAAGCTGCTATCGACAAGATGATTCCATGGTTGGTTGAACACAAAGTGGGTCATGAACAAATCAGTTATAAATTACGTGACTGGTTATTCTCACGTCAACGCTACTGGGGTGAACCAATTCCAATTATTCATTGGGAAGATGGCACAACATCTGTCGTGCCAGAAGATCAATTACCACTTGAATTACCATTAACAAGCGATATCAAACCTTCTGGTACTGGTGAAAGTCCACTTGCGAACTTAACAGACTGGTTAAACGTGACGGACGAAAATGGTCGTAAAGGCCGTCGTGAAACAAATACAATGCCACAATGGGCTGGTAGCTCATGGTATTATCTCCGTTATATTGATCCTAAGAATCCCGATAAATTGGCTGACTTTGACAAGTTGAAGGACTGGTTACCAGTTGACATGTACATCGGTGGTGCAGAACATGCCGTGCTTCATTTACTATATGTTCGTTTCTGGCACAAGTTCTTGTATGATATCGGGGTCGTGCCAACGAAGGAACCATTCCAACACTTATACAATCAAGGGATGATTTTAGGCGATAACCACGAAAAAATGTCGAAATCAAAAGGGAACGTTGTTAACCCCGATGATGTTGTTGATCGCTTTGGTGCTGATACATTACGGCTATACGAAATGTTCATGGGCCCATTAGATGCTTCCATTTCATGGAGTGAAAAGGGCTTAGCCGGCGCTCGTAAATTCTTGGACCGTGTATGGCGTCTATACACAGAAGAAGATACCGACGAAAACGACCAACTTTCAAGCAAGATTGTCGCTGACAATAATGACCAATTGAAGAAGAGTTACAACGAAACTGTTAAGAAAGTCACCGAAGACTTCGAAAGCATGCACTTTAACGTGGCCATTTCACAATTGATGGTCTTCATCAATGATGCTTATAAGGCTGATACACTTCCACGTGAATACGCTGAAGGCTTCGTGAAGTTATTAGCCCCAATCGCACCACATATGATGGAAGAATTATGGGCAATGCTTGGTCATAACGACTCAATTAGTTATGCGGATTGGCCAACATTTGACCCAGCAGCATTGGTTGCTAACGAAGTGGAAGTCATCTTCCAAGTTAACGGTAAGTTAAAGGCTAAAGTAACAGTGGCCAAAGACACACCGAAGGAAGAATTAGAAGCGATGGCTAAGGCCAACGAAAAAGTCGCCGAATTTATCGCCGACAAGACAGTCCGCAAAGTGATTGCCATTCCAAACAAATTGGTCAATATCGTCGCAAATTAG
- the mraW gene encoding 16S rRNA (cytosine(1402)-N(4))-methyltransferase, which yields MLLDQPSSFAHFLLDQAIRPGDIVIDATVGHGDDTLFLAEKVDDYGHVYGFDIQKDALETCQKRLTTANLSQQVSLINQGHERIITALPADLKVQAAIFSLGSLSPETPQDVTLPNTTISAYHQVLSRLNRGGLLLFIIDNRFFKSEEEIHYLVADLTRLNPERYAVRHFQGVNQDVGQLLTVVKK from the coding sequence ATGTTACTCGATCAGCCAAGTTCTTTTGCCCACTTTCTATTGGACCAAGCTATTCGGCCGGGCGATATTGTGATTGACGCCACCGTCGGTCATGGTGATGACACCTTATTTCTAGCGGAAAAAGTTGACGATTACGGTCATGTTTATGGTTTTGATATCCAAAAAGACGCTCTGGAAACGTGTCAGAAACGATTAACGACCGCCAACCTTAGCCAACAGGTCTCGCTCATCAACCAAGGTCATGAACGGATCATCACCGCTCTCCCCGCTGATTTAAAAGTACAAGCAGCTATCTTTAGTCTGGGATCTCTTTCACCAGAAACGCCGCAAGACGTCACACTTCCCAACACGACAATTTCGGCGTACCATCAGGTCTTATCGCGGCTTAATCGAGGCGGCTTATTGCTTTTCATTATCGATAATCGTTTCTTTAAATCAGAAGAAGAGATTCACTACTTAGTCGCAGATTTAACGCGACTTAACCCAGAACGCTATGCCGTTCGCCATTTCCAAGGCGTCAACCAAGATGTCGGTCAATTACTAACCGTTGTCAAAAAATAA
- a CDS encoding MFS sugar transporter → MSKKQRANLTLLALAISAFAIGSTEFISVGLMPLMIKDFGITMSQAGLTVSMYALGITIGAPILAILTSRWPRKNLLLGIMIVFIIGNLTVAFAPVFSVVLIGRIISALSHGIFMSIASVIAADVVEPERRASAIAVMFTGLTVATVTGVPLGTFIGQISTWHMSFIFIAGIGVLGLIANWFLVPNDLPLGQPSQFSGIIRVFKNKAIVIALLITALGYGGTFTVYTFVTPILQTKMGWSPSAVVIILVIYGLMVALGNTLGGKWSNHKPLLALLRMFIGLLVTLMLFMLTLNSHWFGLMNVLLMGFFAFMNVPGLQLYIVQLAEKFTPNDIPLASALNISAFNIGITIGSLVGGQASAAWGLGSTPIFGSIMVFISILLTWYLIKQTTKTK, encoded by the coding sequence ATGAGTAAAAAGCAACGTGCGAACTTAACTTTGTTAGCATTGGCGATTAGTGCCTTTGCGATTGGTTCAACAGAATTCATCAGTGTTGGCTTAATGCCGTTGATGATTAAAGATTTTGGGATTACAATGAGCCAAGCCGGCTTAACCGTTTCAATGTACGCCTTGGGGATTACGATTGGTGCGCCCATTTTGGCCATCTTAACTAGTCGTTGGCCCCGGAAAAATTTATTGTTGGGGATTATGATCGTCTTTATCATTGGGAACTTAACGGTGGCCTTTGCCCCAGTTTTCTCAGTTGTTTTAATCGGTCGGATTATTTCAGCGTTATCACACGGGATCTTTATGTCAATAGCATCAGTGATTGCGGCGGATGTTGTTGAACCAGAACGCCGAGCAAGTGCGATTGCCGTGATGTTCACTGGTTTAACCGTCGCAACTGTTACTGGGGTACCGCTGGGCACTTTCATCGGTCAAATTTCAACCTGGCACATGTCGTTTATTTTCATTGCGGGCATTGGTGTCTTGGGCTTAATCGCTAACTGGTTTTTGGTTCCAAACGACTTACCATTGGGTCAACCAAGCCAATTTAGTGGGATTATTCGGGTCTTCAAAAATAAAGCAATCGTGATTGCCTTATTAATTACAGCCCTTGGTTATGGTGGCACATTCACCGTTTATACTTTCGTGACCCCCATTTTACAAACGAAGATGGGCTGGTCACCAAGTGCGGTGGTTATTATCTTAGTTATCTATGGCTTAATGGTTGCCTTGGGGAACACATTGGGTGGTAAGTGGTCTAACCACAAACCCTTGTTAGCATTATTGAGAATGTTTATTGGATTACTAGTGACCCTCATGTTGTTCATGCTAACATTGAATTCACATTGGTTTGGTTTAATGAACGTCTTATTGATGGGCTTTTTCGCCTTCATGAACGTGCCTGGTTTGCAACTTTACATTGTCCAACTGGCTGAAAAGTTCACACCAAACGATATTCCCTTGGCATCGGCTTTGAATATCTCAGCCTTTAACATTGGGATTACGATTGGTTCATTGGTCGGCGGTCAAGCTTCTGCCGCTTGGGGATTGGGGAGTACACCAATTTTTGGGAGCATCATGGTGTTCATCAGTATCTTATTAACATGGTACTTGATTAAACAAACAACGAAAACAAAATAA
- a CDS encoding phosphoesterase, giving the protein MSHQKPQFASMIVGFSLFVIILISLLNQATWINSVDVAIIHIVRSMASPLTTTLAIAITSIGNPYSMLGLTVVATLTLLFIRQTNAALFLLVNMSVFSSLNHIIKEWVARPRPSAHHLVVANGFSFPSGHSSGALLFFGSLSIIAIYLIKNHYWRNLTIGVCVILTLLIGISRIYVQVHYPTDVLAGFMLALTGLGLSWYYFDSYHLLQQKS; this is encoded by the coding sequence ATGTCTCATCAAAAGCCACAATTCGCGTCAATGATAGTGGGCTTTTCACTATTTGTCATTATTTTAATCAGTCTGTTAAACCAAGCAACTTGGATTAACAGTGTCGACGTTGCCATCATCCACATCGTCCGCAGCATGGCATCGCCATTGACAACCACCCTCGCAATCGCGATCACAAGCATAGGTAATCCTTATAGTATGCTGGGATTAACAGTCGTAGCAACACTGACGCTCCTTTTTATCCGCCAGACAAATGCGGCCCTGTTTCTATTAGTTAACATGTCCGTTTTTAGTAGTTTAAACCATATCATTAAAGAATGGGTTGCTCGTCCGCGGCCTAGCGCTCATCACTTAGTCGTTGCCAACGGCTTTAGTTTTCCGAGTGGTCATTCTTCTGGCGCCTTATTATTTTTTGGCTCATTAAGCATTATTGCCATTTATCTGATTAAAAACCATTATTGGCGTAACCTAACAATTGGTGTGTGCGTAATACTCACATTACTGATTGGCATTAGTCGGATCTATGTTCAGGTTCACTATCCAACTGATGTCTTAGCCGGTTTCATGTTAGCCTTAACTGGATTAGGCCTTTCGTGGTATTATTTTGATAGTTACCACTTATTACAACAAAAATCGTAA
- a CDS encoding N-acetylmuramoyl-L-alanine amidase — translation MKETRKQRIATQKIILHRQKKELRNKKVRHMTTFAGASFLMGSAVAPSLVSGKAKAAVATVSASEANLNTATASTSSVANSTTTSSTSQVTSSSQSQSSQTTSSSQSQSQPVVKPQVTENDANKAATAQPKPTQAQPVVGTQNTGANMATAKAIMAYSSTSASTFINSIASSARQLASENDLYASVMIAQASLESGFGNSALGQAPNYNLFGVKGSYNGSSVYMLTNEDDGHGNLYQINAAFRKYPSYYQSLQDYVHVLKNTSFGATPYYQGAFKSHTTSYQDATRYLQGRYATATNYAASLNRLIQQYNLTQYDTPATSGNNGGGTVTPPVNPTTPTKPTNGEKYTVKAGDSVYGIAKRYGISMDTLISWNNIKNNMIHPGDVLIVSANKPTTPTNPTTPTNPTNPTKPANGEKYTVKAGDSVYGIAKRYGISMNTLISWNNIKNNMIHPGDVLIVSAKQTTNPTTPTNPTKPTNPTTPTNNQTYTVKSGDSVWAISKRYGVSMANLVKWNNIRNNFIYPGQKLIVGQKSTGQTTPPTNNNNSSSNNNNGSTTTTAKTYKVKAGDSVWRISQQSGISMAELVRLNNIKNNFIYPGQVLKVSAGKTTTNNNNQTTPNKTKSYTVKSGDSLWSIAQKNGTTISQLKTANNLRSDLILVGQVLKLK, via the coding sequence TTGAAAGAGACTAGAAAACAGAGAATTGCGACGCAGAAAATAATTTTGCACAGACAAAAAAAGGAACTACGGAATAAGAAAGTACGGCATATGACGACTTTTGCAGGGGCTAGTTTCTTGATGGGGTCTGCAGTTGCACCTAGTCTCGTCAGCGGTAAAGCTAAGGCGGCTGTAGCCACAGTCAGCGCTAGTGAAGCAAACCTCAATACAGCCACAGCAAGTACAAGCAGTGTTGCTAACAGCACAACAACCAGTAGTACGAGCCAAGTAACAAGTAGCAGTCAAAGTCAATCAAGCCAAACAACAAGTAGTAGCCAAAGCCAATCTCAACCAGTTGTGAAGCCTCAGGTGACTGAAAATGATGCCAACAAAGCTGCTACCGCACAACCTAAACCAACGCAAGCTCAACCAGTTGTGGGGACGCAAAATACAGGTGCTAATATGGCAACAGCCAAAGCAATTATGGCTTATTCATCAACCAGTGCGTCAACTTTTATCAATTCAATTGCTAGCTCAGCCCGTCAATTAGCAAGTGAAAATGATTTGTACGCTTCAGTAATGATTGCCCAAGCTTCTCTTGAATCAGGTTTTGGGAACAGTGCTCTAGGCCAAGCGCCTAACTACAATCTATTTGGCGTTAAGGGTAGTTATAATGGTAGTTCTGTCTACATGTTAACAAACGAAGACGATGGTCATGGTAATCTTTACCAAATCAATGCGGCTTTCCGTAAATATCCTTCATACTACCAATCACTACAAGATTATGTGCATGTTTTGAAAAATACTTCTTTTGGCGCAACACCTTATTACCAGGGCGCCTTCAAGAGTCATACGACAAGTTATCAAGATGCAACACGCTATCTCCAAGGACGTTATGCGACCGCTACTAATTATGCCGCAAGTTTAAATCGTCTTATCCAACAATATAATTTAACGCAATATGATACACCTGCCACAAGTGGTAATAATGGTGGCGGGACGGTAACACCACCAGTTAATCCAACAACACCAACTAAACCAACCAATGGTGAAAAATACACGGTTAAAGCCGGCGATTCAGTTTACGGGATTGCTAAACGTTATGGGATCTCAATGGACACGTTGATCAGTTGGAATAACATTAAAAACAACATGATCCACCCGGGTGATGTTTTAATTGTTTCGGCGAACAAGCCAACGACACCAACGAATCCGACGACACCAACCAACCCTACAAATCCAACCAAACCAGCAAATGGTGAAAAATACACAGTCAAAGCCGGCGATTCAGTTTACGGGATTGCTAAACGTTATGGGATCTCAATGAACACGTTGATCAGTTGGAATAACATTAAAAACAATATGATCCACCCGGGTGATGTGTTGATTGTTTCCGCTAAACAAACAACGAACCCAACAACACCAACGAACCCAACTAAACCGACAAATCCAACTACGCCAACTAATAATCAAACCTATACGGTTAAGTCTGGCGATTCTGTTTGGGCGATTTCAAAACGGTATGGTGTTTCCATGGCAAACTTAGTGAAGTGGAATAATATCCGTAATAACTTCATCTATCCTGGTCAAAAATTAATTGTTGGTCAAAAATCAACGGGCCAAACAACACCACCAACAAATAACAACAATAGCAGTAGCAATAATAACAATGGCTCAACAACGACAACCGCTAAAACCTACAAGGTTAAAGCTGGTGATTCAGTATGGCGGATTTCACAACAATCAGGAATCTCAATGGCTGAATTGGTGCGTTTAAATAACATTAAAAATAATTTTATTTATCCAGGTCAAGTGTTAAAAGTCAGTGCTGGTAAAACAACAACTAACAATAACAACCAAACAACACCTAATAAAACGAAGTCTTATACCGTTAAATCAGGTGATAGCCTATGGTCAATCGCTCAAAAAAATGGCACGACAATTAGCCAATTGAAGACTGCCAATAATTTACGCTCAGATTTAATCTTAGTTGGCCAAGTCTTGAAATTGAAGTAA
- a CDS encoding MarR family transcriptional regulator produces MNEKTYNIGVEATMEIIGGKWKPVILCHLRNQPLRSSELLQNIPKISQKVLTQQLRELEADGIINRKIYQEIPPRVEYSLSEYGQSLNQILNLLCLWGEDNIDRRQSAGESINVLHRDQINPIY; encoded by the coding sequence ATGAATGAGAAAACTTATAACATTGGTGTTGAAGCCACGATGGAAATCATCGGTGGTAAATGGAAACCGGTCATTTTATGCCACTTACGGAATCAACCACTCCGCTCAAGTGAACTCTTACAAAATATCCCTAAGATCTCTCAAAAAGTCTTAACGCAACAATTGCGCGAACTCGAAGCCGACGGGATTATCAATCGGAAGATCTATCAAGAAATTCCACCGCGGGTTGAATATAGCCTCTCTGAATACGGTCAATCACTCAATCAGATTTTGAACCTACTCTGCTTATGGGGTGAAGATAATATCGACCGCCGCCAATCAGCTGGCGAATCAATCAATGTCTTGCATCGTGATCAAATTAATCCAATCTACTAA